The Oleiphilus messinensis DNA segment CACATAACCTACAACACCACCGTTTTGCGACTCTGTGCGAACGATTACCCCTGAGCCCGCACTCTGCGGTCGTCGCTCCGGAGTTTGATTTCGTTGCTTGAATAACCGGTCGGGAACATTAAAAAAGCGTCGAAAGAATGGGTCGTCCAACAAAGGGTTAATCCGCCGGACCTGGGTAAAGGTCGCAATATTCACCACCGCAGGCGTAGCCTGTTTTAATATAGGTGCCAGTGAGGGCACCGGCTTACCTGCGACTTGATCCGGTATCGCCGCCCAGCTTCGTGAAGGCATTATTAACCCAAATATCAATACTGTCAGACCAAGTAACACCACCATTACGGTGACACGACTTTCCCGATTCAGGTTTCCGGCGTAACATTTCACAACATAGGCCTCGTCAAAGTTATTTGTCTGTTTCCGCATCCAATTAAAGCCGGTGATCAGGCTCAATATCCCGCTACGAATGCTTAAGAAGAGTTATAAGGACATTGCAAATTTAAACAACTTACAGCAATTTAATCTTGATTCGCTTGATACTGACGTCATTCGTGATCGCTTCGGCAACAGTCAGGTGTTTTAGCGAATACTAAACGTCTATAATGCGCGAAGGCATGCCCATTTCACAAAGCTTAAAACGAGATTTTCAAACCCACTATGAATAATCCTTCTCCTGCACCTTCGGTAAACAATTTCGATATTATCATTGTTGGCGCCGGGATGGTTGGTTCAGCACTGGCTTGCGGACTTGCAGACGCAGGTTATCAAGTTGCCTTGGTCGACCAACGTCCGGCCCCGGATTATGAACCCGATGCCCCTCCCCATATCCGCGTTTCTGCACTCAGTTACGCCAGCGAATTATTTTTAAGAACATTGGGAGCATGGGACGAAATTGAAAAAATGCGGGCAGCGGAATACAAGCGCCTCGCGGTATGGGAAAAGCTCGATAACCTGGAGCTGAAATTTGGCCAGAAAAGGCTTAATAAAACCGAATTCAATGCCAGCGAGGTCAACAAGAGCCACCTGGGCTTTATTGTGGAAAATGACATCACTCAATTAGCCCTGCACAGAGCGTTCGCACAACGACCCGGGGTACAATTCATTTGCCCGTTTAAAATCCGCAGCATTACCCTCGCAGAAGATTTTGTGCGTGCCGAAAGCGAAGATGAGGTACTTCAGGCCAAGCTCATTATCGGCGCAGATGGAGCCCAGTCACTCGTACGCCAGAGTAGTCACATCCCGCTCAGTGCCAGCCAATATGATCAGCATGCCATGGTGATCACAATTCGCTATGAGGGCAAACAGCAAGACATTACCTGGCAAGCTTTTACGCCGACAGGTCCAGTGGCTTTTTTGCCGTTACCGGATATCGATGGCAGTCACTTCGCCTCATTGGTCTGGTATGACAGTCCAGAAACGATTTCTCAATTGATGAAGCTGTCCAGCGATGAGTTGGTACAGCAGATTAATGCCAAGTATCCTGAAGAACTTCCGGAAATCCTGGACATTGTCGAACGAGGCCGCTTCCCCCTGACTCGGCAACATGCAAAGCGCTACGTCGCACCGAGGGTTGCGCTGGCGGGGGATTCAGCCCACACGATCAATCCACTGGCCGGCCAGGGGGTCAATCTCGGGTTTCAGGATGCGGAAGCTTTGATTGGCGTACTGTCTCAGACGCATGCCCAGGGACAAGACCCCGGACTGATCAATATACTCAAGAATTATGAAGACCTACGCCGGAACCACAATGCCCTGATGATGACCGCAATGGATGTTTTTTACCACAGTTTCAGCAACCAGATCCCGCCACTTAAACTGCTCAGAAACCTGGGGTTACATCTTGCCGACCGGGCTCCATTTGCAAAAAAGGAAGTACTCAAGTTTGCCATGGGGCTTCAGACCCAGCAAAAAATACCGGGTGCCGACTTTAACTGGCGTGACCTTAAACTGCCCGCCCCACCGTTACCCAAATCATTGCCCCGCTTGCCGTTGCCACCGTTTTTGCAACGAAAAAAATAAGTATTATCAATCACTATGGAGCTCACACAATGGCCGATACCATCTTCAAGAAAATAATTGATCGGGAGATACCTGCAGACATCGTTTACGAAGATCAACAATGCCTTGCATTCAAGGATATCAACCCCCAGGCCCCGATTCACCTGTTGATTATCCCTAAAAAAGAAATTGCCACAGTAAACGATATAGAAGCCGCAGACGCCGCTGTGGTCGGCCACCTGTTTTACGTCGCGGCCAAGCTGGCAAAGGAGCTGGGTGTTGCCGATGATGGCTACCGCACGGTTATTAATTGCAACAAACACGGTGGCCAGGAGGTGTACCACCTTCACGTACACTTACTAGCAGGCAAGCCACTGGGGTGGCCACCTTACGCCCCCTAAGGAACAACCCGGGAACTGGCGATATCAGGAACTAAAGCCCAGAATGGAGGGTCGAGTCAACGCCAGTTCCGATTCGATTTCCTCCCAGAGCATTTGATACAGCTGGGTAATGTGGTGAGAGGGCGAGGTTTTCGGAAATGGCTCCAACGAAACGCCCATTTTTTCCAGTTCACTGGAAATCGGAATCAGGGTGTGAAACGCAAAATCACTGTTTTTGAGAATAAATTTTTCGATAATTTCCTGATGCATTGCTCTGCGCTTTTCCACCTGACTGAAAAATATTCGGGTTTCCGGGCGCGTTTTCAGTGAGGTGTTCATAAATTTGAACAACTGCTCGACCGTTCGAAGTGAAAGAATTGTCGGAATAGCCGGTACCAGTAAAAAATCAGCACCACTGATAAGCCCAGCAACAGATTCACTTAGATTGGGTGGGCAATCCACCAAAATCACATCGTATTCATCCTTCAGGGGTTTGAGTATATTTCGAACATCCCGGGCAGACTTACGACGTGCATTGCGAAGCTCCTGATCCATAAGGCGGTAGCTCTGATCTGCGGGTAAAATCTCCAAATTCCGATAATCCGTACCTTTAATGCGCTGGTACACTTCTTTTTTGGATTTTAACAATCCATTCAACCCACCCTTTACTTTATCTTTCACCCGAAAATAAAACGATGCAGCCCCCTGAGGGTCCATATCCCAAATCAGGGTCTTGTAGCCGTAACTTGCTGCTAAATAGGCCAGGTTTACCGTGGTTGTCGTCTTGCCCACGCCACCTTTGATATTAAATACCGCAATCAGTTTGGCCAAAATCATCTCCTCACAACATCAAACGAGCAGACCGAGACCTATCGAGGTCGACCTGCCCAAGGGAACACTATCCAAAAACGCTCCAGCGCTTACACCATACTGAAATAATAAACTGACTGGGGATCAGCGCGTCAATGCAGCCACAACACGACGCGAAGCCTTACCATCAAACTCCTGAAACAACGTATAGAATGCGGCTTTGAGCTCATCATGTGAGCCGCACATATCCGCCTCGATTCGGTTCAGTAAATCCAATGTGCCCTGGCCTGCCGTTTCGTCCAGCTCATCGCGCAAAAATGCTAATTTACCGGTTTGCACGGTAATATCCTGAAAATCCCCCAATACTGTTTGCAGGCGTTTTACATTTTTAACCAATCTCGTGTACCGACGGTCGGTAAACAACGGCGCAAAAAACTCAAGTAAATATCGCATACGCTTGAAGTCGAGCCGCAGCTCGTGGAATGCTTCATCAGGGGCATCAGCATCCAGTTTCCGGCCATCTGCGATCAGCGTTGTGTAACATTTCCGGATTTTCTTCTCGGCAAATTGTTGCAGCGTTGGATCGCCATCGCGGTTCACATGAGCCTGTAAAAATGCCATCCAGCCTGTCGCCCAATCCCGAAGCGCCTGAGATTTGAGAAATGCAAACAGCTTCTTTTGGGCACCGATACGCTTCTCTGTCAGTTTTTCTGCCAAAGGTGTTAACAACGCCTCTTCCTCCGCGTATTGCTCACGCCAGCTGCGGATTTTCAATAGGAAAACATCGAGATCACGAACATCCGCGCTCAAGTCACCCAACTGTTTCAACACGGGCTTGAACTCCGCAACAGTTTGCCGATCATACAAGCTGGAGGCTTCTTTCAACAATGCGCGAGCCTTGCGCAGATTCACGCGATACTGATGCAAAAACTCGGTATCAATATCTTCAAGAACACCGTCATAATGCAAGACCATACCGGCAAAGGCTTCGGCCAGCATCAACTTGATTCCCTGTGGAGCTGGCGTTTTTCCCTTCACACTAACGGAAGGGACTTTTTCCATTTCTTGTAACGAACACAAGTGTTTCGAGATTTTTGCCGGGAAAGGGTTCGGTAATGCTACAGATTGATTCCACTTGCACAGCCCCTTTGCGGCTTTTTCTCGCCCTTTGATTGTTTGTATTCTAATCAGATTATAAGTTTCCAATTTGTCCGATAGCTGCTCAGTCTGCACCTGATCCAAATCGAGGAAGGCAAACACCTGATCCTGATCGTCGAGCAATCGATATCGACGAGCGACGACCTGAAATTTTATGCGCTCCTGCAGAGCCCAGTAACCGCACTGCTTAGCGACCCCTGTGCTCAGTTCCCCCTCAGGAATATCCCAAGAGAACCGTGGCCAATGCACTTGTCGACGCTTTGGTACAGGATACCAGGGGACACATGCAATCTGATGAAACGCGTTCGCTTTCCCCCGCTCAACAACAAAAAGCGCTTGCTGACTTTTCTGCTGCTGAAGCCCCAGACAATACTGAGAACTGGAAAAAAATGGCAGCGCAAAACTGTCTAAAACGGCTAGATCATAGCGACACACACCTTCTTCATCACACCTTACGGTATGCCCCAGGGCATTGCGTAACGTTTCAGTTAATGCTTCCGTGTTCTCAAGCCCGGAAGAGAGCTCATCTTTGGGCTCGATAATTCGGGCATCTCGGGAAAAGAGCGTTAATGAGGAAAAAGACATAAGGTATGTGTAACTCCTAAAACTATGACGGTTCCAATTTCGTGAACAATTTCAGTGCGTGAAACGAGCCTGATGAAAGCAAGAATCGTGAGTCGCAGTGAAAACCTCACTCAGCCGGCGGAACACTGATATCGCCCAGGGCTTCCTGCAGAATACTTCGGCCAATTTCTTTCGAAGGCGCAATAAGCGCGCTACGCAACGCTTCATTCAGTGCAGAAAAGTAGCGTAATCCAGCGGGAGATTCAGCAAATCGTATATAGCGTTTCAATTCATCATCATTCAGTGTTCTGTAAGTATAAAGGTAATTGGTAAACACTTGCTGACCGATTAACCCCCGTGTCATGAACCGGTTCGCTTCGACCATTTCAGTCAACATCGCGTAGTCGGGCATTCCCGCTCCCTGCCCGGCATCAGCAAAAGCCCCAACCAAAGCCAATTGAACTGCCATGGCTGTTTCCAATGCGGCCTCGGTGGTACGGGTCGCCCGGTCGAAGTTTTCGAAGAGTTTCTCTCTGGGCGTGCCTTTGTATTGTTTCTGCAAGGTAACGGTTTGAGCGCTCATTTCTTCAAATCCCGCCATCGTCGCCGCAGTGGTTTCGAGTTTCACCACTTTTTGGCCCAAAGGTGACATTAACCACGCCAATATCGAATCCACATGCTCACTACTGAGCTTGCTATTAAGGTGTTGCTTCACCTGACTGCCCAGATCATCGACATCAATAGTGCGCTCAATAATCTCCGTTACCTGCTGAGTATAACGGGTGCTGTGTTCACTCTCCGCTGCACTGCTTGCTACGCCCTCCTTTAGAATGCTTGGAAACTGTGCAATGGCATCTTGAATCCCTGATTGTAGATACAATTGCTCAATTTGCGCAGCTCGATCAATATTTGCGGCATATACTGCAAGGGGTGCATTAAGTAGTAATAATAAAAATGCCAGCCAGCTAGCTGTGCCTTTTATCGGTAACGCCAATACCTGGTTCCTCAGTGTGTTCACCATCAGTATCTCCATCCGTCTTTATTCATCATCGGAGCACCTTCATCTATCATCTGTCGCCAGATAAAGCGCACAACGATAACCAAATATAGCGCACAACGATAACCAAATATAGCGCACAACGACAGTACTTAGTGTTAATCAGCAAAGCGCTTAATTCAAGCTCTCCGGCAACAAGACCTGTTTCCGGATTATGCAGACGATATGCCGAGTAGATCGAATTTTGCCTAATTGCAAGTTTCGCCGCATTGATTTTAAATTTTTTTTCATTTAATCTCTGTCTTGGCGATGGCTACGACGGGTCAATACCCACCCTAAGTATCAGCAGGCGCTTCCAGTAACCGATCTAATCGCCTCAAAGCGAGCAGCACAGGTTACTCCGAAGTTTGGCAGTTCCCGCTATGTCCTTCCTTAGAGATCTCTGACTCGCGCCTATAGCCCATCGCACGTGACCTGTAATGCCGAGAAACCACTACTCAAGCTTTTGTCTGCAAGAGCATAAATCCACAAAATAATCTAACAATCAAAAAATATAGGTAAATGGAATGGAAGAGTTTGATTTCAGTGCCTGGAAAGTCAATCTTCAGGCCTCCACCGTTACCCATGAATCTGGCTTTTCAATTCAGTTCGAAGGCAAGCCAGGTCGCAATTTCAATGGTTCCCCCAGAAATTGGCCGGAAGGACTTGGCGCACTGGAAAAAGCTCGTCTACTACGATTCGGTTACGAAGCGTTCAGGCAAGCCGTACAATCCCTTGACGAGAAGCGCGCTAAACGCGCAAAGAGCATGGCTTTACAACGGGACTAGTGCGGTCAAAAAGCCGTTCTTCCTGTCATAAAAAAACCCTGACAAACAGGGTTTTTTTATTATTCAGCGCGTAAACTTGCAGTAGAATGTTGTTGCAGATTAATCACCCGCAACAGTTGCTTCCACTTTCTCCATGGGCGTATGACGCACGTCTTTACCTTTAACCATGTAAATAACGTGTTCGGCCAGATTACGAGCATGGTCCCCAATTCGCTCAAGCGCACGCAATACCCACATGACACTCAGAATTCGGGAGATACTGCGCGGATCTTCCATCATAAATGTAACCAGTGAACGCATTGCGGATTTATATTCGCTGTCCACGGAATAGTCTTCACGCATAATTTCGACTGCCATTTCTGCATCCAGACGGGCAAAACAGTTGAGAGCCTGATGCACCATCTGAGCGACATGATTGGCAATATGACGCACTTCAACGTAACCACGGGGTGGTTGGCCTTCCTCAGCGAGGTTGATGGCGATTTTCGCAATCTTTTTCGCTTCATCGCCAATACGCTCAAGGTCATTTACCATTTTCGCAACAGAAACGACCAGACGCAGGTCTCGCGCCGCCGGTTGACGTCGAGCAATAACCTGAACGCACTCCTCATCGATGGTCATTTCAAGCTTGTCAACTTCACGATCACGGAGGCGTACTTCTTCTGCCACACCACTGTCACCGTTCATTAACGCACGAACAGCATCACTAACCTGCTGCTCGACCAGGCCACCCATTACCAAAAAGTGATTTTTCAACTCCAGCAATTCGGTATTGAATTGCTGGGATATATGCTTATGCTGTGTGAAATCCTCGTTTTTCAAATCCATATCACGCTCCGAAAAGGACAATATTTTTTATTAAATGTACATTCCAACTCGGAAAATCCCTAGCCGTATCGACCGGTGATGTAGTCTTCAGTCTGCTTTTTACCAGGATTGGTGAACAACTCATTTGTAGAGCCGAACTCCACCAGATCCCCCATATACATGAAAGCAGTATAGTCTGAAACACGAGCTGCCTGTTGCATGTTGTGAGTTACGATTACGATGGTGTAATCGTCTTTCAATTCATGAATCAGTTCTTCAACTTTCAACGTTGACAGTGGATCCAATGCAGATGCAGGTTCATCCAGCAGCAAGACTTCCGGCTTAACCGCAACCGTACGTGCGATAACCAGTCGCTGCTGCTGACCACCGGACAGCCCCAGTGCACTATCATCCAGACGATCTTTTACTTCATCCCACAAGGCTGCAGACTTCAATGCCCATTCAACAGTTTCATCAATGAGACGCTTTTTATTGATGCCCTGAATACGCAGGCCATAGGCTACGTTTTCATAGATACTTTTCGGGAACGGGTTAGGCTTCTGGAATACCATGCCGACTCGACGACGAAGATCTGCAACATCGACAGAACGTTGATAGATATTGTTCTGACCGATAAGCACCTCGCCTTCGATGCGACAGCCGTCCACCAGATCATTCATGCGGTTGAAGCAGCGCAACAGGGTCGATTTACCACAACCAGACGGCCCGATAAAGGCGGTAACGCGCTTTTCGGGGATCTGCATATTAATACCATGCAGTGCCCGCTTCTCCCCGTAGTACAACTCCAGGTTCTTCACTTCCAGAGCAATCTTCTCGTTCTCGAGCTTCAACTGTTCAGTGGATGAGTTAATTGCACTAATATCGATGGCGTGAGTGCGGGTCGCCTGCTCTTCATTCTGAGCACTTGTAGGGGTATCAATCGCGTTTTCTGTCACGTTCGTTTCCTGCATGGTTTTAGTGCTGTCATTGGGTTTCAATATATTACTCATTATTGCTCTCCCGACTGCTCGGACACAGTGTTTAATTTTAATTCGGTTTACATTTCCAGCGCTTTATATTTTTCACGCAAATGGTTTCGTATTCCTACTGCACTTAAGTTCAACACTGCGATTACCAGCACCAACAGCAATGATGTGGCGTAGACCAATGGTCTTGCAGCTTCAACATTTGGACTTTGGAAACCAACATCATAGATATGGAAACCAAGGTGCATAAATTTTTGATCCAGGTGGAGGTACGGATAGTTACCATCCAACGGCAGCGAAGGCGCTAACTTGACTACCCCAACCAGCATTAACGGAGCAACTTCCCCCGCAGCCCGCGCTATCGCGAGAATCATTCCAGTCATCATTGCCGGACTTGCCATCGGCAAAACCACCCGCCACAGGGTTTCTGCTTTGGTTGCACCGAGTGCCAGACTGCCTTCCCGCATTGAACGGGGAATCCGTGACAGTCCTTCTTCCGTGGCAACAATAACCACAGGCAGTGTCAACAATGCCAACGTAATAGACGCCCACATGAGTCCCGGCGTACCGAAAGTTGGTGAGGGTAACGCCTCAGGAAACATGGCCTGATCAATACCGGATCCCAAAAAGTAAATAAAGAAGCCCAGACCAAATACACCATAAACGATTGAAGGTACACCCGCCAGGTTATTTACGGCAATGCGGATAATCCGGGTGATCCCGCCCTGATGTGCATACTCGCGCAAATAGATCGCAGCGATAACCCCCATTGGTGTAACCATAATCGACATGATGATAACCATCAATACGGTACCGTAGATTGCAGGGAAAATCCCACCCTCGGTATTGGCCTCACGTGGGTCGTCGGCCACGAACTCCCAGAGTTTGGAGCCGTAATGCGCCACTTTCTGCCCCAGTCCCATTGCATTAGGCTGGAAAACACGAACGATTTTCGCGAGATCAATCTCTACTTCATGGCCGTCAGCCGTGCGTGCGACAATACTGTCGCGATTGATCTGCTCATACAAATCAATCAGATTCGCTTGCAGCCCTTCATAACGGAGGTTCAATTCCGCCCGCTGGGCATCCAGGTCGGCAAGCCGTTCCGGTGTGTTCTTACCGTTCAGTTCCAAACTACGCTGTTTAAGACGTAAACGCTCCAGCTCGTAATTGATCGCGCCGATATCACCTTTTTCGATATCGTGAATATCAGCAAAGATTGTCAGTGCACGCTCCAACCGGGTTTCCAGTTCCTCATGTGCAGAATCACCATTGGAAACAACCCGCCCGCTTTCTTTCACGCTGACCAGATAACCGTAAAAGTTACCCCATTCACGACGCTCAATCGCAATCGCATCTTCTGGTTGATGAAGATCAACAAGTTGATCCCGTAAAACCCAGCGAAAATCAAAGCCGGAAACATCCCGGTTACCAATTTTAAGCAGAACCCGCTCTTTAAATTCGACATCTTCCGGTATATCGAGTCCCGCCGTTCGAAGCTGGCTCGCGGAAACATCCTCGCGCTCCACCAACTCACCCATAATCATGGCACGACTGCCATCTCTACCTACATATTCTGCCTCAAGAATATCGTGTGGCCAGAAATGAGCCAAACCTTTGCTGGCGATGAACGCCAAGAGTCCAAACACCATCACCAGACTGATTGTTACGGCACCCGCATTCAACCAGACCCAGGGTTCACCTGACGATGTCCACTTTTTAAGGGGCATTCGCATAATCTGTTACCTCAAAACCATTTAAACGTTGTCTCATCAGGTGGCACCATTGCCACCTGTGCTTTGCAATGATCTTTAAATCACACTGTATTTGGAACGGAGCCGCTGTCTGACAAACTCAGCTGCGGTGTTCACAAAAAATGTGAAGATAAACAGCACGAATGCTGCCAGGAACAAGATTCTGAAATGAGAGCTCCCCACTTCAGATTCCGGCATTTCGACTGCGATATTTGCAGATAACGTCCGCATTCCCTCAAATATGTTGATATCCATTATCGGCGTGTTACCAGTCGCCATTAATACGATCATCGTTTCACCAACTGCGCGGCCCATACCGATCATCAGGGCGGAAAATATTCCGGGGCTGGCGGTTGGTAGAATAACTCTGACCATGGTTTGCCACTGAGTAGCGCCTAAAGCGAGCGAACCATAGCTCAAATGTTTCGGCACACTGAAGATTGCATCTTCAGTGATCGAGAAAATGGTCGGGATAACGGCAAAGCCCATTGCAGCGCCGACCACCAACGCATTACGCTGGTCAAAGTCAATTCCTACTTCATTGGTCAACCAGTTACGCATATCGCCGGCAAACAACAATTGCTCAACAAATGGGCTAATTTCAAAGCTAAACCAGCCTATAAACAACACAAGCGGGATGAGCAATAACGGGTCCCAGCCTTCCGGTATCATGTGTCGAATTTTCTGTGGCAGATTGACCCAGACAAAGCCAAATATAAGGATCGCTATCGGCATCAACATAAGAACCACAAAAACACCGGGCAAATTCGACTCCATGAATGGCGCAAAGAACAACCCGGCCAAAAAGCCCAAAATAACCGTAGGCAAAGCCTCCATCAGCTCGATTGCCGGTTTAACTTTACGACGGAGTGACGGTGCCATGAAGTAAGCGGTGTACAAGGCACCACAAATGGCGAGAGGTGTTGCAATCAACATGGCATAAAACGCCGCTTTCAACGTTCCAAATGCCAGAGGCGAGAGGCTGTATTTCGGTTCAAAATCATTGGTCGCAGCGGAAGATTGCCATACATAATCAGGCTCTTCGTAGCCTTCGTACCAAATTTCCTGCCACAATGCAGACCAGGAAATTTCCGGGTGCTCATTATCCACGTTCCAGAAACTGACCTTGCCATTCTCCATCTCGAACAGGATACGATTGGCTCTTGGGGCAATGGCCATCATGCTCACCGGGGTCGATGCCATGGATTCGCTCAGCACCATACGATTGGCTGTGGAGTAGTAGATGGACAGTTTTCCGGCGGCATCAACAACCATAAAACCTTTGCGACGCTCTTCTGGTTCGATTACCAGGGTTGCCGCAGACACTGGCTGGAAATCACGTACTTTTTCAACCCGATATTTGTTTTCGTTGTCTCGCACCATAAACCACTGGCTGACCTGGCCCGCGGAATCACCCACCAGAAGGGAAGCCCCACCTAACAGGAACTGGATGTCAGTTACACTGTTTTTATCCGAGGTCAGGTTAACTGAGCCATTCAATTGAGGCGCGTCCTTATCCCGGATATCGTATACAGAAAGCTTTCGCTGATCGCTCAGAACAAACATCCAGCTTAATGTTGGATCCACCAGAACATTCTCGATATGACCACTGACATTCGGCATCTCCAGATCGGCTTCTTCCAATGAAATCTCACCGGTCATGAAGTTTTCATCTTTCTGGTAGTAGGCACCGTAAATCTGATCCTGTTGACTTACACCCGCCAGAAACAGCGCACTCTCGGTATTGCGTACAGAAATTGATTTAAGTGGTATTCCAGGTGCCAATCGGAGCGGCTCCTGACCTACGGGGTATTCAATGAAAGGGGTGATCAAGCGCTCATCGTTTGGATAGGTCACTTTATAACTGTGCTTGAATACAATAGCAGTCCCATCACTGAGTCCGGCGGCCAATACACGACTTGCAGAAGAAGCATTACCCAGGGATGTTACTGTAGCCCCCGGCGCCGCAGGCAAGGTTTCAGTCGTAATAACGTCGCCATTTTCCGTATTGAAAAAGACAATTTTGCCTTGATCTGTCACTCGGGTAGCAATTTCAGCCTGCTCTTCCATAGCCAAATACAGTGTCTCACCTGACTCAACCTGTGCGACATCATAGGTGGATACTTCATGAATCTCAGCACCACCAAACAGAGGCAATACTTCATACAGCAAGTAAAAGAAAATCAGTGTAATGGCGACGATAACACTCACACCACCTAAACCGATTGAAGCCTGTGCCAGCTTGTCTTTGAACGCTCGCCGCTTTCTGTAGCGCAGAATTTGCGGCGACTCCAAATCCAGTTCTGGCATTGTTGCAGAGTTATTTTGTGTCATGTAAATCGCACCTGATTAATCGATTAGAGCCACAATAATCGCGAAATATGACAAATTTGTTACAGAATTGTCATATTATGCTTTCTAGCAGGATGTAAAAATTGGGAGCATAAAATATTCAACACTGCATGCATTAAAAAATAATGACAATGCTATACAGAGCTTTTTGATTTAAATAGAAAAATTTTCTTGGGGCGCAAATTGTCTCGAAACGCAAAGAAGAGGCATAAGCCCCTTCTTTGTTTTAACCTGGCGAGCGCTAAGAAAGCTTAGTTCAGACTCAGGTTTTGAAGACTTTTCGTTGCAACAGAAGAAGGCAGTGGAACGTAACCATCTTTAACAACGACTTCTTGTCCTTGTTTGGAAAGTACCAGCTTCACAAACTCACCTACGATTGGATCCAGGTTTTTGTTTGGCGCTTTGTTTACGTAAACGTACAAGAATCGGGACAGTGGGTATTTACCCGCTACTGCATTGTCTGGAGTGGCATCAACGAAATCATCACCAGGCTTTTTCGCCAAAGCAACGGCACGTACGGATGCAGTTTTGTAACCAATGCCAGAGTAACCAATACCGTTTACAGACTCAGAAACCCCCTGAACAACAGACGCTGAACCCGGCTGCTCGTTCACGTTGTTTTTGAAGTCACCTTTACACAAGGCCTTCTTCTTGAAATATCCGTAAGTACCCGATACGGAATTACGACCGAACAATTGAACAGATTGGTTAGCCAGATCACCACCAACGCCTACGTCGCTCCATTTAACTGCATCTTTCTCGTATCCACACTTACGGGTAGAGGAGAAGATTGCGTCAACCTGAGCAATAGTCAGACCTTTAACAGGGTTATCTTTGTTTACGAATACCGCCAGGGCATCGATCGCAACTGGAATTGCGGTTGGCTTGTAGCCAAATTTTTTCTCGAAAGCTTCAACTTCTTTGTCTTTCATCTGACGGCTCATTGGCCCCAGGTTTGAAGTTCCTTCAGTCAAAGCCGGAGGCGCAGTAGAAGAACCCGCCGCCTGAATCTGGATGTTGACGTTTGGATAGTTACGCTTAAAATCTTCTGCCCACAACGTCATGAGGTTGGCCAAAGTATCTGAACCAACAGACGAAATGTTGCCAGAAACACCAGATGCTTTTGAATAGGTGTTCAGAGCAGGATCTACTTTTGCTGCAGCCATTGCAG contains these protein-coding regions:
- a CDS encoding ParA family protein, whose product is MAKLIAVFNIKGGVGKTTTTVNLAYLAASYGYKTLIWDMDPQGAASFYFRVKDKVKGGLNGLLKSKKEVYQRIKGTDYRNLEILPADQSYRLMDQELRNARRKSARDVRNILKPLKDEYDVILVDCPPNLSESVAGLISGADFLLVPAIPTILSLRTVEQLFKFMNTSLKTRPETRIFFSQVEKRRAMHQEIIEKFILKNSDFAFHTLIPISSELEKMGVSLEPFPKTSPSHHITQLYQMLWEEIESELALTRPSILGFSS
- a CDS encoding FAD-dependent oxidoreductase; the encoded protein is MNNPSPAPSVNNFDIIIVGAGMVGSALACGLADAGYQVALVDQRPAPDYEPDAPPHIRVSALSYASELFLRTLGAWDEIEKMRAAEYKRLAVWEKLDNLELKFGQKRLNKTEFNASEVNKSHLGFIVENDITQLALHRAFAQRPGVQFICPFKIRSITLAEDFVRAESEDEVLQAKLIIGADGAQSLVRQSSHIPLSASQYDQHAMVITIRYEGKQQDITWQAFTPTGPVAFLPLPDIDGSHFASLVWYDSPETISQLMKLSSDELVQQINAKYPEELPEILDIVERGRFPLTRQHAKRYVAPRVALAGDSAHTINPLAGQGVNLGFQDAEALIGVLSQTHAQGQDPGLINILKNYEDLRRNHNALMMTAMDVFYHSFSNQIPPLKLLRNLGLHLADRAPFAKKEVLKFAMGLQTQQKIPGADFNWRDLKLPAPPLPKSLPRLPLPPFLQRKK
- a CDS encoding histidine triad nucleotide-binding protein — its product is MADTIFKKIIDREIPADIVYEDQQCLAFKDINPQAPIHLLIIPKKEIATVNDIEAADAAVVGHLFYVAAKLAKELGVADDGYRTVINCNKHGGQEVYHLHVHLLAGKPLGWPPYAP
- the phoU gene encoding phosphate signaling complex protein PhoU, with the protein product MDLKNEDFTQHKHISQQFNTELLELKNHFLVMGGLVEQQVSDAVRALMNGDSGVAEEVRLRDREVDKLEMTIDEECVQVIARRQPAARDLRLVVSVAKMVNDLERIGDEAKKIAKIAINLAEEGQPPRGYVEVRHIANHVAQMVHQALNCFARLDAEMAVEIMREDYSVDSEYKSAMRSLVTFMMEDPRSISRILSVMWVLRALERIGDHARNLAEHVIYMVKGKDVRHTPMEKVEATVAGD
- a CDS encoding CHAD domain-containing protein; translated protein: MSFSSLTLFSRDARIIEPKDELSSGLENTEALTETLRNALGHTVRCDEEGVCRYDLAVLDSFALPFFSSSQYCLGLQQQKSQQALFVVERGKANAFHQIACVPWYPVPKRRQVHWPRFSWDIPEGELSTGVAKQCGYWALQERIKFQVVARRYRLLDDQDQVFAFLDLDQVQTEQLSDKLETYNLIRIQTIKGREKAAKGLCKWNQSVALPNPFPAKISKHLCSLQEMEKVPSVSVKGKTPAPQGIKLMLAEAFAGMVLHYDGVLEDIDTEFLHQYRVNLRKARALLKEASSLYDRQTVAEFKPVLKQLGDLSADVRDLDVFLLKIRSWREQYAEEEALLTPLAEKLTEKRIGAQKKLFAFLKSQALRDWATGWMAFLQAHVNRDGDPTLQQFAEKKIRKCYTTLIADGRKLDADAPDEAFHELRLDFKRMRYLLEFFAPLFTDRRYTRLVKNVKRLQTVLGDFQDITVQTGKLAFLRDELDETAGQGTLDLLNRIEADMCGSHDELKAAFYTLFQEFDGKASRRVVAALTR
- the pstB gene encoding phosphate ABC transporter ATP-binding protein PstB, whose amino-acid sequence is MSNILKPNDSTKTMQETNVTENAIDTPTSAQNEEQATRTHAIDISAINSSTEQLKLENEKIALEVKNLELYYGEKRALHGINMQIPEKRVTAFIGPSGCGKSTLLRCFNRMNDLVDGCRIEGEVLIGQNNIYQRSVDVADLRRRVGMVFQKPNPFPKSIYENVAYGLRIQGINKKRLIDETVEWALKSAALWDEVKDRLDDSALGLSGGQQQRLVIARTVAVKPEVLLLDEPASALDPLSTLKVEELIHELKDDYTIVIVTHNMQQAARVSDYTAFMYMGDLVEFGSTNELFTNPGKKQTEDYITGRYG